One Scleropages formosus chromosome 8, fSclFor1.1, whole genome shotgun sequence DNA window includes the following coding sequences:
- the yipf4 gene encoding protein YIPF4, whose amino-acid sequence MQTFSPTNGDFTFVSSTDAEELSGSIDAPDVKLNMGSGDTSKDAYATTFLRQRGYGWLLEVEEDDPEDSKPLLEELDIDLKDIYYKIRCVLMPMPSLGFNRQVVRDNPDFWGPLAIVLMFSMISIYGQFRVVSWIITIWIFGSLTIFLLARVLGGEVSYGQVLGVIGYSLLPLIVIAPLLLVIGVFDVVATLIKLFGVFWAAYSAASLLVGDEFKTKKPLLIYPIFLLYIYFLSLYTGV is encoded by the exons atgcAGACGTTCTCTCCCACAAACGGAGATTTCACGTTCGTTTCCTCGACCGACGCTGAAG AGCTCAGCGGTTCAATTGATGCCCCGGATGTCAAACTGAACATGGGCAGCGGCGACACTTCGAAGGATGCCTACGCGACCACGTTCCTGAGGCAGCGCGGATATGGCTGGCTGCTCGAGGTTGAGGAAGATGATCCTGAGGACAGCAAACCTCTCCT TGAGGAGCTGGACATCGACCTAAAAGACATTTACTACAAGATCCGTTGTGTGCTAATGCCAATGCCGTCACTTGGCTTTAACCGTCAAGTGGTGCGGGATAACCCTGACTTCTGGGGACCTCTGGCCATTGTGCTTATGTTCTCCATGATCTCCATCTATggtcaattcagg GTGGTGTCCTGGATTATTACTATTTGGATATTTGGATCTCTGACAATCTTTCTGCTGGCACGAGTCCTTGGCGGAGAG GTTTCTTATGGACAAGTCCTTGGAGTGATTGGATATTCTTTGCTTCCACTCATTGTCATTGCCCCTTTGCTCTTGGTTATTGGGGTCTTTGATGTTGTTGCTACACTAATAAAG CTCTTTGGTGTTTTCTGGGCTgcgtacagtgctgcttcactGCTTGTGGGGGATGAGTTTAAAACAAAGAAGCCTCTTCTCATATACCCTATTTTCCTTTTATATATCTACTTCCTGTCTCTGTACACCGGAGTCTAA
- the exo1 gene encoding exonuclease 1, giving the protein MGISGLLQFLREASEPISVKKYKGQTVAVDTYCWIHKGAFSCAEKLAKGEPTDQYVTYCMKFVDMLLTFGVKPVLVFDGRNLPSKEEVEKARKERRQVNLQRGKQLLREGKLSQARDCFARCVNVTPAMAHEVIKAARARGVDCLVAPYEADAQLAFLNKAGIAQAIITEDSDLLAFGCKKVILKMDKLGNGLEIDQKHLGRCRSLGDAFTEDKFRYMCILSGCDYLASLYGIGLGKACKLLKMANNPDILKVIRKMGQYLKMNVTVPDEYLEGFVRANNTFLYQLVFNPLSRKVEPLNPYPDHIDPATLSYAGHNTGDKTGFQMALGNLDIHTMKIIDDFNPDTAKLPQSRTQSWNDSRERGSSMSTSIWSRGYTPGGALPSQQTISSSPNKSSTRVKEKSIIAKAQRLLQRDVQVKRARQESGVSDEDMLQQYSFPSPKKQRCVGSQSQPQPAAQSRPRNRFATLLQKRNQDDGSGDEQGTRSRFFCSSSSNELKAPEKEQSKGEDLGDHGPPVEGRQSEAEVQKYSLPDSPEPRPACRRTGVFHWSDTCPEKPGTPSSTFSLSQLQQFQHKKENTVWDIPSSHPSSPPTSSTCQKGQDEESPSSSPPSEDSGYFSQPSQSSSGKEHSPSQGLDTSRGSNISDTEERKLTAIGAKVSGLPRVRSADLGKGAKIRPSAPARASGLRKKPITKTRSPSNENQPGLQATISGLWRNFGFRRDNPKVTRCNTVEPMSPVRDNILAMTSEMNKDVYLISEEKSVSKNICF; this is encoded by the exons ATGGGGATTTCGggcctcctccagttcctcagGGAGGCGTCGGAGCCCATCAGCGTGAAGAAGTACAAAGGACAGACCGTGGCTGTTGATACCTACTGCTGGATTCACAAAGGCGCTTTCTCGTGCGCGGAGAAGCTGGCCAAGGGTGAACCCACCGACCA ATACGTGACGTACTGCATGAAATTTGTCGACATGCTGCTGACCTTTGGTGTCAAGCCGGTGCTGGTGTTTGATGGGCGCAATTTGCCCTcgaaggaggaggtggagaaggcACGGAAGGA ACGCCGTCAGGTTAACTTGCAGAGGGGAAAACAGCTTCTGCGGGAGGGCAAGCTCTCGCAGGCACGAGATTGCTTCGCCCGATGCGTCAACGTCACCCCTGCCATGGCCCATGAGGTCATCAAG GCTGCCAGGGCCCGGGGCGTGGACTGCCTGGTGGCCCCATACGAGGCGGATGCTCAGTTGGCTTTCCTTAACAAGGCAGGGATCGCACAAGCCATCATCACAGAGGACTCCGATCTGCTGGCATTTGGCTGTAAAAAG gTGATCCTTAAGATGGACAAGTTGGGGAATGGGCTGGAGATCGACCAGAAGCACCTGGGTCGCTGCCGCTCGTTGGGAGATGCGTTCACAGAGGACAAGTTCCGCTACATGTGCATCCTGTCGGGCTGCGACTACTTGGCCTCCCTTTATGGGATTGGTCTTGGCAAAGCCTGCAAGCTATTAAAGATGGCTAACAACCCTGACATCCTGAAG GTGATCAGGAAAATGGGACAGTACCTGAAAATGAACGTCACTGTGCCTGATGAGTATCTTGAAGGCTTTGTCAGGGCCAATAACACCTTCCTCTACCAGCTGGTCTTCAATCCCCTTAGCAGGAAGGTGGAGCCTCTCAACCCATACCCAGACCACATTGATCCAGCGACCCTCAGCTATGCAGGGCA CAATACTGGAGATAAGACAGGCTTCCAGATGGCCCTTGGAAACCTGGACATCCACACCATGAAGATCATTGATGACTTTAACCCAGACACAGCAAAG TTGCCACAGTCCCGCACCCAAAGCTGGAATGACAGCAGAGAAAGGGGCTCCTCCATGAGCACCAGCATCTGGAGCAGGGGCTATACCCCTGGAGGAGCCTTGCCCTCCCAGCAAACCATTTCCAGTTCACCAAACAAATCTTCCACTAGAGTAAAGGAGAAGTCAATCATTGCAAAGGCACAGAGGCTACTCCAGCGAGATGTGCAGGTCAAGAGGGCCAGGCAAG AGTCAGGCGTGTCGGATGAGGACATGCTACAGCAATATTCCTTCCCCAGCCCAAAGAAACAAAGATGTGTGGGCAGCCAGTCCCAGCCCCAACCTGCTGCCCAGTCCAGGCCACGCAACCGCTTTGCGACCCTCCTGCAGAAGAGGAATCAAGATGACGGCTCTGGTGATGAGCAGGGAACTCGTAGCCG cttcttctgcagcagcagctctaatgagCTAAAGGCTCCAGAGAAGGAGCAATCCAAGGGGGAGGACTTAGGAGATCATGGGCCACCAGTTGAGGGGCGTcagagtgaagcagaagtgcagaaGTACAGCCTGCCTGACTCACCAGAACCCAGGCCAGCTTGTCGTAGGACAGGCGTCTTCCACTGGTCTGACACCTGCCCAGAGAAACCTGGAACACCATCTTCAACCTTCAGCCTCTCACAGCTGCAGCAGTTTCAGCACAAGAAGGAGAACACGGTTTGGGACATCCCCTCTTCCCATCCGTCCTCTCCTCCCACCTCATCCACATGCCAGAAAGGACAGGATGAGGAGTCGCCCAGTAGCTCGCCACCCTCTGAAGACAGTGGCTATTTCTCCCAGCCAAGCCAGTCAAGCTCCGGAAAAGAGCACAGCCCCAGTCAG GGTCTCGATACAAGTCGGGGTTCAAACATCAGTGACACAGAGGAGAGGAAGTTGACAGCCATTGGAGCAAAG GTGTCAGGGCTGCCAAGGGTACGGTCGGCTGACTTGGGAAAGGGGGCTAAAATTCGACCCTCTGCACCTGCCAGAGCCAGTGGCCTCCGCAAGAAGCCCATCACCAAGACAAGAAGCCCCAGCAATGAGAATCAACCAGGTCTCCAGGCTACTATCAGTGGTCTGTGGAGGAACTTTGGCTTCAGGAG AGACAATCCCAAAGTGACCAGATGTAACACAGTTGAGCCCATGTCTCCAGTAAGAGACAACATCCTGGCGATGACTTCAGAAATGAACAAAGATGTGTATTTAATCTCTGAGGAGAAATCtgtttcaaaaaacatttgcttttaa